Proteins found in one Mycoplasma sp. 1578d genomic segment:
- a CDS encoding cysteine hydrolase family protein — protein MNNKLIIVVDMLNGFAHSGPLASENITKIIQPIARELSKGDDVIFVCDAHNDSDLEMKQYPLHCQKDSTQAQIVSELKNFITPTNVYYKNTTNAFWELLALNIWNEYDQFLIVGCCTDICILQLALSIRTYFNKINMDKEIIVDSSLVATYDSNEHNAQEFHQFALKLMAQAGVKII, from the coding sequence ATGAATAATAAACTTATCATTGTCGTTGATATGTTGAACGGATTTGCTCATTCTGGGCCATTAGCTAGTGAAAACATAACAAAAATTATTCAACCAATTGCTCGTGAACTCTCAAAGGGTGATGATGTAATTTTTGTTTGTGATGCTCATAATGATAGCGATTTAGAAATGAAACAATATCCATTACATTGTCAAAAAGATAGTACTCAAGCACAAATAGTTTCAGAATTAAAGAATTTTATAACACCAACCAATGTTTATTACAAAAATACAACTAATGCTTTTTGAGAATTGCTTGCATTAAATATTTGGAATGAATATGATCAATTTTTAATTGTAGGATGTTGTACTGATATTTGTATTTTGCAACTAGCATTATCAATTCGTACTTATTTTAACAAAATTAATATGGACAAAGAAATCATTGTTGATTCATCACTTGTTGCAACTTATGATTCAAATGAACATAATGCCCAAGAATTTCATCAATTTGCACTAAAATTAATGGCCCAAGCAGGAGTTAAAATTATTTAA
- the mutM gene encoding DNA-formamidopyrimidine glycosylase: MPEYPEVTVVRKTLQNEVKGHKILNVKIFDPKFIKNASAKDFINFVKGEIIEDISNVGKFLVFHLSNNKRFLSHLRMEGKYYIRDEQVLENYHFKHDYLYFYLENKGVLAYNDTRKFGSFEILDPSENDVSIHELKNLAQLPAFVDVDQLYNKLQKSNKSIKTILLDQSLILGIGNIYADESLYHCNIFPMTKAKDLSKEQLKNLLNTAQEIMDQSIVAGGSSVHSYQSVNGVIGTFQNELKVYGKAKSVCMKCKRSEIVKVKLDFKPNGRGTSYCPVCQKDPYE; this comes from the coding sequence ATGCCAGAATATCCAGAAGTAACCGTCGTTAGAAAAACCCTACAAAATGAAGTTAAAGGGCACAAAATACTTAATGTTAAAATTTTTGATCCTAAATTTATTAAGAATGCATCGGCCAAAGATTTTATTAATTTTGTTAAGGGTGAAATAATTGAAGATATCTCAAACGTTGGGAAATTTTTAGTCTTTCATTTAAGTAATAATAAACGTTTTCTTTCTCATCTTCGGATGGAAGGTAAATATTATATTCGAGATGAACAAGTTTTAGAAAATTATCATTTTAAGCATGATTATTTATACTTTTACCTAGAAAATAAGGGTGTTTTAGCTTATAATGATACTCGTAAATTTGGAAGCTTTGAAATCTTAGATCCTTCTGAGAATGATGTAAGTATTCATGAACTTAAAAATTTAGCTCAATTACCAGCTTTTGTGGATGTTGACCAACTTTATAATAAACTCCAAAAATCAAATAAGTCAATAAAAACTATTTTGCTTGACCAATCATTAATTTTAGGAATTGGTAATATTTATGCTGACGAATCATTGTATCATTGCAATATTTTCCCAATGACTAAAGCTAAAGATCTTTCAAAAGAACAATTAAAAAATTTACTTAACACAGCTCAAGAAATAATGGATCAAAGTATTGTTGCTGGCGGAAGCTCAGTGCATTCATATCAATCAGTTAATGGAGTAATTGGAACCTTTCAAAATGAACTCAAGGTATACGGAAAAGCCAAGAGTGTATGTATGAAATGTAAGCGTTCAGAAATTGTTAAAGTAAAATTAGATTTTAAACCCAACGGGAGAGGAACAAGTTATTGCCCTGTTTGTCAGAAAGACCCTTATGAATAA
- a CDS encoding Sua5/YciO/YrdC/YwlC family protein: MEDKYSKIHIFSTDTVTGIGGPISEQTLELLYELKNRPRDKKIMILVSSIQQAQKFKQWNDMATQVAEKYWPGAYSIIINDQGFRMPNNQLLLNFLEQNGPMYVTSANLSGSKPISIDQAHNIFPQVKNVHNFGESSGKPSTLINLDKNFQIIKRD, encoded by the coding sequence ATGGAAGATAAGTATTCAAAAATCCACATTTTTAGTACAGATACAGTCACTGGAATTGGTGGACCAATTAGCGAACAAACTCTTGAATTATTATACGAGCTTAAAAATCGACCACGTGATAAAAAAATTATGATTTTAGTTTCCTCAATTCAACAAGCTCAAAAGTTTAAACAATGAAATGATATGGCAACTCAAGTTGCCGAAAAATATTGGCCCGGAGCATATAGTATCATTATTAATGACCAAGGTTTTAGGATGCCTAATAATCAATTGTTATTAAATTTTTTAGAACAAAATGGCCCAATGTATGTGACTAGTGCAAATTTATCAGGAAGCAAACCAATTAGCATTGATCAAGCTCACAATATTTTTCCTCAAGTAAAAAATGTACATAATTTTGGAGAATCTTCAGGTAAACCAAGCACATTAATTAATTTAGATAAAAATTTTCAAATTATCAAAAGAGATTAA
- the rlmB gene encoding 23S rRNA (guanosine(2251)-2'-O)-methyltransferase RlmB, which translates to MHKFIISGKNSVLEAYKNNLPILKILVSKKEHASLFDSKKTMIQIVDSQKLNQISKENHQGFIAYLQEINYKDTNHLIKTKPKGVLVLDKIQDPHNFGAIIRTANAAGIKDIIYPKENSCDITPTVLKVASGGFVNMNFYRVNSISATITKLKKAGFWAYATTLNSNSVNHSQVNYNTPSLLIIGNEGNGISKSVLSVADQSVYIKQYGSVQSLNASVATGIILFDFANKVNEE; encoded by the coding sequence ATGCATAAATTCATAATCAGCGGCAAAAACTCTGTGCTTGAAGCTTATAAAAATAATTTACCCATTTTAAAAATCTTAGTATCTAAAAAAGAACATGCGAGTCTTTTTGATTCTAAAAAAACAATGATCCAGATTGTTGATTCTCAAAAACTCAATCAAATTAGCAAAGAAAATCACCAAGGTTTTATAGCTTATTTACAAGAGATTAACTATAAAGATACTAATCACTTGATTAAGACTAAACCAAAAGGGGTTTTAGTCCTTGACAAAATTCAAGATCCCCATAATTTTGGAGCAATCATTCGAACTGCTAACGCAGCTGGGATTAAGGATATTATTTATCCTAAGGAAAATTCTTGTGATATTACTCCAACTGTTTTAAAAGTTGCAAGTGGTGGTTTTGTTAATATGAATTTTTATCGAGTCAATTCAATTAGTGCCACTATTACTAAGCTTAAAAAAGCAGGTTTTTGAGCTTATGCAACCACACTTAATTCAAATTCAGTAAACCATTCTCAAGTTAATTACAATACACCTTCACTTTTAATTATCGGTAATGAAGGTAACGGTATTTCAAAAAGTGTTCTTTCAGTTGCTGATCAGAGTGTTTATATTAAACAATATGGAAGTGTTCAATCATTAAACGCATCGGTAGCAACTGGAATCATTCTCTTTGATTTTGCTAACAAGGTTAATGAAGAATAA
- a CDS encoding class I tRNA ligase family protein has product MFYKIYVCGPTVYNSVHIGNIRPILSMDLILKAARNLGKKFYFVHNITDIDDKIINRAIQENVSEKQIAQKYAQEYLSLLEQLNVNTISKIEYVTENLQHIDKFIKNLIISKNAYIDTDKNVWFDVGKNQEQYGSVSNQKLDNMIFEDTQYQKRHPADFALWKTKTPGVQYPSSFGNGRPGWHTECCVIIYKNFGSQGVDVHGGGTDLIFPHHENENIQFQSLTGNKITKKWLRTGTLNLNGIKMSKSLNNVILAKDFVNIHGADVYKFILLMNSITGIINLDDNAINNANKLINKITKIYFKIFKSQISNILYDQEIFKQAMGFILELNFSKFMNLIHDLIKKANNNPVYAITLIKIFNSMDFNFQNINYQEYLILYKQWEVLNSQKKYEQSDQIRSLLIKKGIF; this is encoded by the coding sequence ATGTTTTACAAAATCTATGTATGTGGTCCAACGGTTTATAATAGTGTGCATATTGGAAACATTAGACCCATTTTATCAATGGATCTAATTTTAAAAGCAGCTCGAAATTTAGGAAAAAAATTTTATTTTGTTCACAATATTACCGATATTGACGACAAAATTATTAATCGAGCAATTCAAGAAAATGTCTCTGAAAAACAAATTGCTCAAAAGTATGCTCAAGAGTACCTTAGCTTACTTGAACAATTAAATGTAAACACTATTTCAAAAATTGAATATGTAACTGAAAACTTACAACACATTGATAAGTTTATTAAAAATTTAATTATTAGTAAAAATGCATACATAGATACAGATAAAAATGTATGGTTTGATGTTGGTAAGAACCAAGAGCAATATGGTTCTGTTTCAAATCAAAAACTTGATAATATGATTTTTGAAGATACTCAATATCAAAAAAGACATCCAGCTGATTTTGCTTTATGGAAAACTAAAACACCCGGTGTGCAATATCCTTCATCTTTTGGAAATGGAAGACCAGGATGACATACTGAATGTTGCGTGATCATTTACAAAAATTTTGGTTCACAAGGTGTTGATGTTCATGGAGGTGGGACTGACCTTATTTTTCCGCATCATGAAAATGAAAATATTCAATTTCAATCTTTAACCGGAAATAAAATAACAAAAAAATGACTTCGTACAGGGACCCTTAACTTAAATGGAATTAAAATGTCTAAATCATTAAACAATGTTATTTTAGCTAAGGATTTTGTTAATATTCATGGAGCTGATGTTTATAAATTTATTTTACTTATGAACTCAATTACTGGAATTATTAATCTAGATGATAATGCGATTAATAACGCAAATAAACTCATTAACAAGATTACAAAAATTTATTTCAAAATATTTAAATCACAAATTTCAAATATATTATATGACCAAGAAATATTTAAACAAGCTATGGGTTTTATTTTAGAGCTTAATTTTTCTAAATTCATGAATCTTATACACGATCTCATTAAAAAAGCTAATAATAATCCTGTTTATGCAATCACATTAATTAAAATCTTTAACTCAATGGACTTTAATTTTCAAAATATTAATTATCAAGAATACTTAATTTTATATAAACAATGAGAAGTACTTAATTCACAAAAAAAATATGAACAAAGTGACCAGATTCGAAGTCTTCTAATTAAGAAGGGAATTTTTTAA
- the argS gene encoding arginine--tRNA ligase yields MSLFLEIKEKINNVLAQLKEQKVLSDQLQINSLNYNLSTPNVPDDLNSQGTNYHFATNVAFITKKYFNESPLTLANVIQTQLQNDPFFAQIDVAKPGFINLVINDQQLIKKVEQIAQLNENYGKNQVASEKINLEFVSANPTGFLHVGHARGAAVGDSLARILTHAGHHVEKEYYINDAGNQINILTESTSVRYHDLFGIKMQFPETSYRGEDIVWLANKIKEKYNDKFIDKTDTKEFKQICINILLNKIKSDLANFNVTFDTFFSEQSLYDQNAIEVVLDNLKQHTYTKDRALFLQTEKFGDDKDRVLIKQDGTYTYLLPDIAYHLIKANKAQKLLNVWGADHSGYINRMKIALTCLGYSQDKVEILVVQLVRLLKNGQEYKMSKRAGTSVFLSDLLAESSTDAVRFSMLSREVNSKFDFDINLSNQKDQKNPVFIVQYAHSRAFALLNKLTLNDINYHFITSEKLQKLILELDKFPELIKTIANTLKVNLMVQYLIDLAKAFNSFYSESKIIGSENQNTLAYVVLATKNTLKLGLNLIGVSAPNKM; encoded by the coding sequence ATGAGCTTATTTTTGGAAATAAAAGAAAAAATTAATAACGTTTTAGCACAATTAAAAGAGCAAAAGGTTTTAAGCGATCAATTGCAAATTAATTCACTTAATTACAACCTTTCTACACCTAATGTTCCAGATGATTTAAATAGTCAAGGAACAAATTATCATTTTGCTACTAATGTTGCTTTTATAACTAAAAAATATTTCAATGAATCTCCTTTAACACTAGCAAATGTCATTCAAACTCAATTACAAAATGATCCATTTTTTGCTCAAATTGATGTTGCTAAGCCTGGATTTATTAATCTTGTCATTAATGATCAACAATTAATTAAAAAGGTTGAACAAATTGCTCAATTAAATGAAAATTATGGTAAGAATCAAGTTGCAAGCGAAAAAATTAATTTAGAATTTGTTTCAGCAAATCCAACTGGATTTTTACACGTTGGGCACGCTCGTGGTGCGGCTGTTGGAGATTCGCTGGCTCGTATTTTAACTCACGCAGGGCATCATGTTGAAAAAGAATATTACATTAACGATGCTGGAAATCAAATTAATATCCTAACCGAATCAACATCAGTAAGATATCATGATCTTTTCGGAATTAAAATGCAATTTCCTGAAACATCATATCGGGGCGAAGATATTGTTTGACTTGCTAACAAAATCAAAGAAAAATATAATGACAAATTCATAGATAAAACAGATACAAAAGAGTTTAAACAAATTTGTATTAATATTCTTTTAAACAAGATTAAAAGTGATTTAGCTAATTTTAATGTCACCTTTGATACATTCTTTAGTGAACAATCTTTATATGATCAGAATGCAATTGAAGTAGTTTTAGATAATCTTAAACAACATACTTACACTAAAGATCGTGCTCTATTTCTTCAAACAGAAAAATTTGGAGATGATAAGGATCGTGTCCTTATTAAACAGGACGGCACTTATACATATTTACTTCCAGATATTGCTTATCACCTAATTAAAGCAAATAAAGCTCAAAAACTTCTTAATGTTTGAGGAGCAGATCATTCAGGTTATATCAATCGAATGAAAATTGCTTTAACTTGTTTAGGATATTCGCAAGATAAGGTTGAAATTTTAGTAGTTCAATTGGTTCGTTTACTTAAAAACGGACAAGAATATAAAATGTCTAAGCGTGCAGGAACTAGTGTTTTTTTAAGTGATTTACTTGCTGAAAGTTCAACAGATGCAGTGCGTTTTAGTATGCTTAGTCGAGAAGTTAATAGTAAATTTGATTTTGATATTAACTTATCAAATCAAAAAGATCAGAAAAATCCAGTTTTTATCGTCCAATACGCACACTCAAGGGCATTTGCTTTATTAAACAAACTTACTTTGAATGATATAAATTATCATTTTATAACATCAGAAAAATTGCAAAAATTAATTTTAGAATTAGATAAATTTCCTGAATTAATTAAAACAATTGCAAATACTTTAAAAGTTAATTTAATGGTGCAATACTTAATTGATTTAGCAAAAGCTTTTAATAGTTTTTATTCTGAAAGTAAGATTATTGGTTCAGAAAACCAAAATACTTTAGCTTATGTTGTTTTAGCAACTAAGAATACTTTAAAACTAGGACTTAATTTAATTGGTGTCTCTGCTCCTAATAAAATGTAA
- the rpoE gene encoding DNA-directed RNA polymerase subunit delta — protein sequence MRTMLDIAIDEIKKDPLKKFEFNEIFEVVENELKQTWTLNFVSNEIPYEKVRERKIGELYTLLTVDRRFERNSDGTWQSKNAEFF from the coding sequence ATGAGAACAATGTTGGATATTGCAATTGACGAAATTAAAAAAGATCCATTGAAAAAATTTGAATTTAACGAAATTTTTGAAGTGGTTGAAAATGAGCTTAAACAAACTTGAACATTAAATTTTGTTTCTAACGAAATTCCTTATGAAAAAGTTAGAGAGCGTAAGATCGGAGAGCTTTATACATTGTTAACCGTTGATAGACGTTTTGAAAGAAACTCGGACGGAACATGACAAAGTAAAAATGCTGAATTTTTTTAA
- the fba gene encoding class II fructose-1,6-bisphosphate aldolase gives MPLVNASEMLKKAKDGKYAIPHININNLEWAKAVLLTAQEEQSPVIIATSEGALKYMGGFKVVSGMIKGLIEELNISIPVALHLDHGSYDGVKKALETDGYTSVMFDGSHFPFEENFQKTAELVEIAKQKGYSFEAEVGTIGGEEDGIVGDGEFADPVQATKMASLGIDVLAAGIGNIHGPYPKSWKSLSFETLEKISQVAGIGIVLHGGSGIPSDQIQKAISLGVTKINVNTELQQANHKAIREYILSGEDLKGKNFDPRKLYLPGFKAMCQVVRDKIREFGSNNKA, from the coding sequence ATGCCATTAGTAAACGCATCTGAAATGCTAAAAAAAGCCAAAGACGGTAAATACGCCATCCCACATATTAATATTAATAATTTAGAATGAGCAAAAGCAGTACTATTAACTGCACAAGAAGAACAATCACCAGTAATTATTGCAACTAGCGAAGGAGCTTTAAAATACATGGGTGGATTCAAGGTAGTGAGTGGAATGATTAAAGGTCTTATTGAAGAACTTAACATTTCAATTCCAGTTGCATTACATCTTGATCACGGATCATATGATGGAGTTAAAAAAGCTCTAGAAACAGATGGTTATACATCGGTGATGTTTGATGGTTCACATTTTCCATTTGAAGAAAATTTCCAAAAAACTGCAGAACTTGTGGAAATTGCCAAACAAAAAGGATATTCATTTGAAGCTGAAGTTGGAACTATTGGAGGAGAAGAAGATGGGATTGTGGGCGATGGCGAATTTGCTGATCCAGTTCAAGCAACTAAAATGGCTTCACTTGGAATTGATGTTTTAGCAGCTGGAATTGGAAATATTCACGGACCATATCCAAAATCGTGAAAATCATTAAGTTTTGAAACTCTTGAAAAGATTTCTCAAGTAGCTGGAATTGGAATTGTACTTCATGGAGGGAGCGGAATTCCAAGCGATCAAATTCAAAAAGCTATTTCACTCGGTGTCACTAAAATTAACGTTAATACAGAATTACAACAAGCAAACCACAAAGCGATAAGAGAATATATTCTTTCAGGTGAAGATTTAAAAGGTAAAAACTTTGATCCAAGAAAGCTTTATCTTCCCGGTTTTAAAGCAATGTGTCAAGTGGTTAGAGACAAAATTCGTGAATTTGGTTCAAATAATAAAGCTTAA
- the lpdA gene encoding dihydrolipoyl dehydrogenase, producing the protein MYKFQFADIGEGLHEGTVAEIYVKVGQEVKEGDNLFSVETDKVTSDITTPVNGKIVQIMMAVGDVIHVGQEIFLIDDGSGDSAEAPAPASEKEPAKEEKPSEGGASVVGESVVNNDLIDLNFFKKAAPIVQEKPKSPEPTQPTTIATSGDVKPYTGKVDEEYDVIVVGSGPGGYLAAEEAGKSGLKTLIIEKVNWGGVCLNTGCIPTKTLLKTADIVQHIKHSGQYGIVLSKEQQVSEDETWVAMHKRKADVVSKISMGVQMLMKASKAKTLVGEAKVIGDRVVQVEGKVYRAKHLILATGSSANKLMKIPGFEQGYKDNKIITSKEAINWSEKRPKSVTIIGGGVIGLEFASIFSVLGTKVTIIQNTDRLLPTADKEVSVEVAKMLKNLGVEVLFDAQTQKFENDKLYVEVKGEQKVLEQELILTATGRTPNTQGLEEAGIKLGSRGEVLVNEHMQTNVPGVYAIGDMTGQAMLAHVAYAHAMTAVFNILGDEHKGIYKPKSVAGCIYTSPEIAFIGLTEEQALAQGKNVFSSKYSFERLGKAIASVNNVGFVKLIVDKEFGEILGAWMVGPNVTDYVAEIAVAMEQELSVHEIAHTIHPHPTYGEIIWEAARAASLKLSLESMKR; encoded by the coding sequence ATGTATAAGTTTCAATTTGCTGATATTGGTGAAGGTCTTCACGAAGGTACAGTTGCTGAAATTTATGTAAAAGTCGGACAAGAAGTTAAAGAAGGAGATAATCTTTTTAGTGTCGAAACTGATAAGGTTACTTCAGATATCACCACTCCAGTAAATGGAAAAATCGTTCAAATTATGATGGCTGTAGGTGATGTTATTCACGTTGGCCAAGAAATTTTCTTAATCGATGATGGTTCAGGAGATAGTGCTGAAGCTCCTGCTCCAGCATCGGAAAAAGAACCTGCCAAAGAAGAAAAACCATCAGAAGGTGGCGCTAGCGTTGTTGGTGAATCAGTGGTAAACAATGATTTAATCGACCTTAACTTCTTTAAAAAAGCAGCTCCAATTGTACAAGAAAAACCCAAATCTCCCGAACCTACACAACCAACTACAATTGCAACATCTGGTGATGTTAAACCATACACAGGTAAAGTTGACGAAGAATATGACGTGATTGTGGTTGGATCGGGTCCTGGTGGATATTTAGCTGCTGAAGAGGCTGGTAAGAGCGGATTAAAAACCTTAATTATCGAAAAAGTAAATTGAGGTGGAGTATGTTTAAATACTGGATGTATTCCAACTAAAACCTTGCTTAAAACAGCTGATATCGTGCAACACATTAAACACTCAGGACAATATGGAATTGTATTAAGTAAAGAACAACAAGTTTCTGAAGATGAAACTTGAGTTGCAATGCACAAGCGTAAAGCTGATGTAGTAAGCAAAATCTCAATGGGTGTTCAAATGTTAATGAAAGCTTCTAAAGCTAAAACTTTAGTTGGAGAAGCAAAAGTTATCGGGGATCGTGTTGTTCAAGTTGAAGGTAAAGTTTACCGTGCGAAACATTTAATTCTTGCAACTGGATCATCAGCTAACAAATTAATGAAAATCCCTGGATTTGAGCAAGGATATAAAGATAATAAAATTATTACTTCGAAAGAAGCAATTAACTGAAGTGAAAAACGTCCTAAATCAGTAACTATTATAGGTGGTGGAGTAATTGGACTTGAATTTGCAAGTATTTTCTCAGTGCTTGGAACTAAAGTAACTATTATCCAAAATACTGATCGCTTACTTCCTACCGCTGATAAAGAAGTTTCAGTTGAAGTAGCTAAAATGCTCAAGAACCTTGGAGTTGAAGTGTTATTTGATGCTCAAACTCAAAAATTTGAAAATGATAAACTTTATGTAGAAGTTAAAGGGGAACAAAAAGTTCTTGAACAAGAATTAATCCTTACTGCTACTGGTCGTACACCAAATACACAAGGACTTGAAGAAGCTGGAATTAAACTTGGTTCACGTGGAGAAGTGCTTGTTAACGAACACATGCAAACCAATGTGCCTGGGGTTTATGCAATTGGGGACATGACTGGACAAGCAATGCTTGCTCACGTAGCTTATGCACATGCTATGACTGCTGTGTTTAATATTTTAGGTGATGAACACAAAGGAATTTACAAGCCTAAATCAGTTGCTGGATGTATCTACACCAGTCCAGAAATTGCATTTATTGGACTTACTGAAGAACAAGCTCTTGCTCAAGGTAAAAACGTTTTTAGTTCAAAATACTCATTTGAACGTTTAGGAAAAGCAATTGCTTCAGTAAATAATGTTGGATTTGTCAAACTTATTGTTGACAAAGAATTTGGTGAAATTCTTGGAGCCTGAATGGTTGGTCCAAATGTAACCGATTATGTTGCCGAAATTGCTGTAGCAATGGAACAAGAATTAAGCGTGCACGAAATTGCACACACTATTCACCCACACCCAACATATGGAGAAATTATTTGAGAAGCAGCTCGTGCAGCTAGTCTTAAACTTTCTCTTGAATCAATGAAAAGATAA
- a CDS encoding 2-oxo acid dehydrogenase subunit E2, with translation MKKIMIKATPIVRAKAAKLGIDLSLVKGSGENGKILLADLEAFAAQPKQSAPSNPEVVSTPTPTAAPTGAAVPTPTPVAPRVVTGEPYSQPVTPIRKAIAKAMTNSWDNVAYVNLVHEIDMTRLWDLRSSIKDLVLKNTGVKLTFLPYILKAVSVALKEFPKFTAKYNEAKSTLDFPGVINLGFAVDTEAGLMVPVIPGADQLSVLDLAKEIARLAKAAREKTIKPAEMKGAGFTITNYGSVGSLFGVPVINYPELAIAGVGAIIDKPVVKNGAIVPGKVMYITVAADHRWIDGAEIGRFASRVKELLEKPEVLGVY, from the coding sequence ATGAAAAAAATAATGATTAAAGCTACCCCTATTGTCCGTGCAAAAGCGGCCAAACTTGGTATTGACCTTTCTCTTGTTAAAGGAAGCGGAGAAAACGGAAAAATTTTACTTGCTGACCTAGAAGCATTTGCGGCTCAACCAAAACAAAGTGCTCCAAGTAATCCAGAAGTAGTAAGCACACCTACCCCAACAGCGGCTCCAACCGGAGCTGCTGTTCCAACTCCAACCCCAGTAGCACCAAGAGTTGTAACTGGAGAACCATACTCGCAACCAGTTACTCCAATTAGAAAAGCTATTGCTAAAGCCATGACTAATTCATGGGATAATGTAGCATATGTTAATCTAGTTCATGAAATTGATATGACTAGACTTTGGGATTTACGCTCATCGATTAAAGATTTAGTTCTCAAAAATACTGGTGTAAAACTTACCTTTTTACCATATATTTTAAAAGCTGTTTCAGTTGCTTTAAAAGAATTTCCTAAATTTACTGCTAAATACAATGAAGCAAAATCAACTTTAGACTTTCCGGGTGTGATTAACTTAGGGTTTGCTGTTGATACTGAAGCTGGATTAATGGTACCAGTAATCCCTGGAGCTGACCAATTATCAGTTTTAGATTTAGCCAAAGAAATTGCTCGTTTAGCTAAAGCAGCACGTGAAAAAACTATTAAACCTGCCGAAATGAAAGGTGCTGGATTTACCATCACTAACTATGGAAGTGTAGGAAGTTTATTCGGAGTTCCAGTTATTAACTATCCAGAACTTGCAATTGCTGGAGTTGGTGCAATTATTGATAAACCAGTAGTAAAAAATGGTGCAATAGTACCCGGGAAAGTGATGTATATTACTGTTGCAGCTGATCACCGTTGAATTGATGGAGCAGAAATTGGTCGTTTTGCTTCAAGAGTAAAAGAATTACTTGAAAAACCTGAAGTTTTAGGAGTGTACTAA
- a CDS encoding alpha-ketoacid dehydrogenase subunit beta, producing MSDTKVFNNIEALTHSLDLAMERDPNVVLFGEDAGFEGGVFRATQGLQAKYGVHRVFDTPISEAAIAGVAIGASLVGLKPIGEIQFQGFSFPAMQQIFTQAARLRNRSRGRLHVPIVIRMPMGGGIRALEHHSEALEAIYSHVPGVKVVMPAFPYDTKGLILAAINDPDPVIFLENKKIYRAGKQEIPTEYYEVEIGKANVLVEGTDLTLVTYGAQVHDSLSALKKLQATNPEISVELIDLRTIKPLDHATIVESVKKTGRLLVVHEAVRSFSVSAEIMARVNEKAFEYLQAPMFRLTGYDITVPLPKGESFHAINDEKIIDKIKEVMSYEM from the coding sequence ATGTCTGATACAAAAGTTTTTAACAATATCGAAGCCTTAACTCACTCTCTTGATCTTGCAATGGAAAGAGATCCAAATGTTGTTTTATTTGGAGAGGATGCAGGTTTTGAAGGTGGAGTTTTCCGTGCAACTCAAGGTCTTCAAGCAAAATACGGAGTTCATAGAGTTTTCGATACCCCTATTTCTGAGGCAGCTATTGCTGGAGTTGCTATTGGTGCATCATTAGTTGGATTAAAACCAATTGGTGAAATTCAATTTCAAGGGTTCTCGTTCCCAGCTATGCAACAAATTTTCACTCAAGCAGCTAGATTAAGAAACCGTTCAAGAGGACGTTTACACGTACCTATTGTTATTAGAATGCCTATGGGTGGAGGGATTAGAGCTCTTGAACACCACTCAGAAGCTCTTGAAGCAATTTACTCACACGTCCCAGGTGTGAAAGTTGTTATGCCTGCATTCCCATATGATACTAAAGGATTAATTTTAGCGGCTATTAACGATCCAGATCCAGTTATTTTCCTTGAAAACAAAAAAATCTATCGTGCTGGAAAACAAGAAATTCCTACTGAATACTATGAAGTTGAAATTGGAAAAGCTAATGTTTTAGTTGAAGGAACTGATTTAACTTTAGTGACTTATGGAGCTCAAGTGCACGATTCGCTTTCAGCTCTTAAAAAACTTCAAGCTACAAATCCAGAAATTTCAGTAGAACTTATTGACTTAAGAACCATTAAACCACTTGATCATGCAACCATTGTTGAATCGGTGAAGAAAACTGGAAGATTACTTGTAGTACATGAAGCGGTAAGAAGTTTCTCAGTGTCAGCTGAAATTATGGCTAGAGTTAACGAAAAAGCTTTTGAATACCTTCAAGCTCCAATGTTTCGTTTAACTGGATACGATATTACCGTCCCTCTTCCTAAGGGAGAAAGTTTCCACGCAATTAACGACGAAAAAATCATTGACAAAATTAAAGAAGTTATGTCATATGAAATGTAA